Proteins from a single region of Nocardioides anomalus:
- the rpsP gene encoding 30S ribosomal protein S16 — protein MAVKIRLKRLGKVRVPQYRIVVVDSRKKRDGKVIEEIGKYHPKEDPSFISVTSERAQYWLGVGAQPSEAVAKLLKITGDWQTFKGYKGTEGTLKTAEAKPDKLDVFNKALADAHGTDSGDAVTAKKAAAKKTAAPKEEAPKQEAAAEEAAPVPADETPEGAAADAEAAEAAEKPDTNPADADN, from the coding sequence GTGGCCGTCAAGATCCGTTTGAAGCGCCTGGGCAAGGTCCGGGTCCCGCAGTACCGCATCGTCGTCGTCGACTCGCGCAAGAAGCGCGACGGCAAGGTGATCGAGGAGATCGGCAAGTACCACCCGAAGGAGGACCCGTCGTTCATCAGCGTGACCTCCGAGCGGGCGCAGTACTGGCTCGGCGTGGGCGCGCAGCCCTCCGAGGCCGTCGCCAAGCTCCTCAAGATCACCGGTGACTGGCAGACCTTCAAGGGCTACAAGGGCACCGAGGGCACGCTGAAGACCGCCGAGGCCAAGCCCGACAAGCTCGACGTGTTCAACAAGGCGCTCGCCGACGCGCACGGCACCGACTCCGGTGACGCCGTGACCGCGAAGAAGGCCGCGGCCAAGAAGACGGCTGCGCCCAAGGAGGAGGCTCCCAAGCAGGAGGCCGCCGCCGAGGAGGCCGCCCCGGTCCCCGCCGACGAGACGCCCGAGGGGGCCGCGGCCGACGCCGAGGCCGCCGAGGCCGCCGAGAAGCCGGACACGAACCCGGCCGACGCGGACAACTGA
- a CDS encoding RNA-binding protein: MLADALEHLVRGVVDHPDDVVVRDKQLRRGSILEVRVHPDDLGKVIGRGGRTATAFRTVISALAGKSDARIDFVDVDKRR, translated from the coding sequence GTGCTGGCCGACGCGCTGGAGCACCTGGTCCGCGGGGTGGTCGACCACCCCGACGACGTCGTCGTGCGCGACAAGCAGCTGCGTCGCGGCTCGATCCTCGAGGTCCGGGTGCACCCCGACGACCTCGGCAAGGTGATCGGCCGCGGCGGGCGCACCGCGACCGCGTTCCGCACCGTCATCTCGGCCCTGGCCGGGAAGTCCGACGCGCGGATCGACTTCGTGGATGTCGACAAGCGACGCTGA
- the rimM gene encoding ribosome maturation factor RimM (Essential for efficient processing of 16S rRNA) — translation MSTSDADGRTSGDGGPELIEVVVGRIGKPHGLRGEVTVDVRTDEPDLRFVPGAALDSTTPSSHAARSSTLTVATTRWHQGVLLVRFEEAADRESAEALRGRVLHAHLPADASPEDPEEFYAHQLVGLAAYDVEGRHLGQVTALVPGAQDLLTVRTPDGRDALVPFVTALVPEVDVAGGRVVIADRPGLVTPFPEDDA, via the coding sequence ATGTCGACAAGCGACGCTGACGGTCGCACCTCCGGCGACGGCGGCCCCGAGCTCATCGAGGTCGTCGTCGGCCGGATCGGCAAGCCGCACGGCCTGCGCGGCGAGGTGACCGTCGACGTCCGCACCGACGAGCCGGACCTCCGGTTCGTCCCGGGCGCCGCGCTCGACAGCACCACCCCGTCCAGCCACGCCGCTCGCAGCAGCACGCTCACGGTGGCCACCACCCGGTGGCACCAGGGCGTGCTGCTCGTGCGTTTCGAGGAGGCCGCGGACCGCGAGTCCGCCGAGGCGCTGCGCGGGCGGGTCCTGCACGCCCACCTCCCGGCCGACGCCAGCCCGGAGGACCCCGAGGAGTTCTACGCCCACCAGCTGGTCGGGCTCGCGGCGTACGACGTGGAGGGACGCCACCTCGGCCAGGTGACCGCGCTCGTCCCCGGCGCCCAGGACCTGCTGACCGTGCGGACGCCGGACGGCCGCGACGCGCTGGTGCCGTTCGTGACCGCGCTCGTGCCCGAGGTCGACGTGGCCGGCGGGCGCGTCGTCATCGCCGACCGCCCGGGCCTGGTCACGCCGTTCCCCGAGGACGACGCGTGA